In the Acanthopagrus latus isolate v.2019 chromosome 23, fAcaLat1.1, whole genome shotgun sequence genome, one interval contains:
- the LOC119013607 gene encoding heterogeneous nuclear ribonucleoprotein A2 homolog 1, protein MTSGNMDVKKASNKRVFISLPKKHFPGLEKYYELDHGLFVSDLIPHINEGYLQAYFREWGTVTACKIRKKPDVTGNKAVAYVRFATEEEADRADWAGPHNVGGGDVIVKRVVSPRLDDSSDEEVSTVSAKPRPRRSLGMGYILEDAQWLDDELE, encoded by the exons ATGACATCTG GTAACATGGATGTGAAGAAGGCATCCAATAAAAGAGTGTTCATCAGTCTTCCGAAGAAACACTTCCCTGGTTTGGAAAAATATTATGAACTG GACCATGGACTGTTTGTATCAGACCTGATTCCCCACATAAATGAAGGATACTTACAAGCCTACTTCAGGGAGTGGGGCACCGTCACAGCATGCAAG ATTAGGAAGAAGCCAGACGTGACGGGAAATAAGGCAGTGGCCTATGTGAGGTTTGCTACCGAGGAGGAAGCAGATCGAGCAGACTGGGCTGGTCCTCATAACGTTGGAGGAGGCGATGTGATAGTGAAACGAGTTGTCAGCCCAAGG TTGGACGACAGCTCCGATGAAGAGGTTTCAACAGTCTCTGCTAAGCCCCGACCACGACGCTCATTAGGTATGGGCTACATCCTGGAGGACGCTCAGTGGTTAGATGATGAGTTGGAATAA
- the cenpx gene encoding centromere protein X has translation MANPYVERQASLPPSINMAETDAEIVFKKDTVSKLLTSFFKEDKTRLGGDATLLMADMLKIFVQEAAVRSLKQAESEDCDQVDIEHFEKILPQLLLDF, from the exons ATGGCCAATCCCTATGTAGAGCGCCAAGCTTCTCTCCCACCGTCAATAAACATGGCGGAGACAGACGCCGAAATTGTGTTCAAAAAG GACACCGTCAGCAAACTCTTGACAAGTTTCTTCAAGGAGGATAAGACGAGAC TTGGTGGTGATGCGACGCTTCTCATGGCAGATATGCTCAAAATATTTGTCCAAg AGGCTGCTGTGAGGTCGCTGAAACAAGCCGAATCTGAGGATTGTGACCAAGTAGACATCGAGCACTTCGAAAAGATCCTACCTCAGCTG CTGCTGGACTTCTAG